In a single window of the Acetivibrio clariflavus DSM 19732 genome:
- a CDS encoding endo-1,4-beta-xylanase — MRRQFQKVISIMLAAILAISMGQFGQIAIASETEKDNIVLYQSFEDGDVGGWKPVWDRPGTVAVSSDYASHGEKSLLFTDRTSTEHSPSLDITSYMEPGKIYDISLKVRLGEGSDEAHIASKVNSPLLDNIYPWLTGNVTISSDKWTTLEVKAYEVPDKTSEFVIYIETLNSTADIYIDEVLIVDVTPVAEPVTVLYQSFEDGDVGGWKPVWDRPGTVAISSDYASHGEKSLLFTDRTSTEHSPSLDITSYMEPGKIYDISLKVRLGEGSDEAHIASKVNSPLLDNIYPWLTGNVTISSDKWTTLEVKAYEVPDKTSEFVIYIETLNSTADIYIDEVLIVCISSGTTPGGDLDQSGIKSDFEDGIGNWMIRFEESGSIELTDDDNHTPGGAKSLAASVSSQYNGPILNVMGKMHKGHKYYLSAWVKMAPGQKPTVLRMSVQSGSSAFTNVSENVLVTENEWVQLTGTFTVAVTPSVLNAYIETADTPDETVTFYMDDFELSYIGPVATKPVQTDLTPIKEAYKDYFLIGSAVNITDFEGDRLKLLKHHFNVVTTENAMKPEFAYDKDKKFDFEEENVLVSKIEQEGLQLVGHVLVWHSQMPTWLSTAEDGKPLDRETAYKNLETHIKTVIENYGDKVISWDVVNEAIRDGLTFTATTENWKDALRDTPWLRALGPDYVEESFKIARKVLEDNGWTNVKLYYNDYNEDNQQKAAAIYSMVKDINERYAKQNGGKILIDGIGMQSHYNSSTNPENVRLTLEKFSSLEGVEISITELDITAGINSVLTDEQAKAQGYLYAQLFKLYKQYADKIARVTFWGLNDSTSWRKEGSPLLFDEYLQAKPAYYAIIDPDKFIKENPPPEKVVKQAKALYGTPVIDGEVDSIWYNTYNIKIDQYQQEFEGATGVAKALWDEENLYVLIQVQDDALDDKNANAWEQDSVEIFVDQNNAKTPYYEEEGDGQYRVNFNNVATFNPDSIKEGFESATSVTGTNYIVEVKIPLKTITPAKGTKIGFDLQINDAENGKRVSAAAWNDTTGTAYMDTSVFGELTLDKATGSGTGGSKGSGGGSSNVPETTETGSGNETTNNTGIITVEATVDENGNYTAVVDEKLVENVKDEKIKIEVKGAEQANNVIVKVAYDLISAASGANAKVIEVNTGLANIELPVSLFSGSKEGEEVELQVNKVDNSRLPEKVRTRVGQNTVFEFSLSVGGQKLSTFDETQKVKVSYPYTLEAGVRPSRVVVYYINENGEFEVIKNGRYSNGAIHFKTKHFSKYVAVPVEVNLKDIYETTWATDSIEALAAREIVKGVSADSFLPMKEVTRAEFVQMIVETFDLKSEAVINPFSDVVEGEWYEKAVLTAYELGIVKGKPDGTFGVNEKITRQDMVVITYSALKVSGININTTTKAVIFKDDTLISEYAKEAVAAMQRAGIINGMPGNLFAPKDTANRAQAAVILNKLLDEL, encoded by the coding sequence ATGCGAAGACAATTTCAAAAAGTTATTTCTATCATGCTAGCAGCTATTTTGGCTATTTCGATGGGGCAGTTTGGACAGATAGCGATAGCATCGGAAACTGAAAAAGACAACATTGTGTTGTACCAGAGCTTTGAAGATGGAGATGTAGGTGGATGGAAGCCGGTATGGGATAGACCGGGAACAGTAGCTGTATCTTCTGATTATGCTTCGCATGGAGAAAAATCCCTTTTATTCACGGACAGAACATCGACTGAACATTCTCCAAGTCTTGACATAACTAGCTATATGGAACCTGGGAAAATATATGATATATCTTTGAAGGTGAGATTAGGAGAAGGCAGCGATGAAGCCCATATAGCATCGAAGGTAAATTCGCCATTACTGGATAATATATATCCTTGGTTAACAGGTAATGTAACGATTAGTTCTGATAAATGGACAACTCTTGAAGTCAAAGCCTATGAAGTACCGGACAAAACATCTGAATTTGTCATTTACATTGAGACTCTTAATTCTACAGCAGATATATACATTGACGAAGTATTGATAGTGGATGTTACACCTGTTGCAGAACCTGTGACTGTATTATATCAAAGCTTTGAAGATGGAGATGTAGGTGGATGGAAGCCGGTATGGGATAGACCGGGAACAGTAGCTATATCTTCTGATTATGCTTCGCATGGAGAAAAATCCCTTTTATTCACGGACAGAACATCGACTGAACATTCTCCAAGTCTTGACATAACCAGCTATATGGAGCCTGGGAAAATATATGATATATCTTTGAAGGTGAGATTAGGAGAAGGCAGCGATGAAGCCCATATAGCATCGAAGGTAAATTCGCCATTACTGGATAATATATATCCTTGGTTAACAGGTAATGTAACGATTAGTTCTGATAAATGGACAACTCTTGAAGTCAAAGCCTATGAAGTACCGGACAAAACATCTGAATTTGTCATTTACATTGAGACTCTTAATTCTACAGCAGATATATACATTGACGAAGTATTGATAGTATGTATTTCATCCGGTACAACTCCAGGAGGCGACCTTGATCAATCTGGAATTAAATCTGATTTCGAAGACGGTATCGGCAATTGGATGATCAGATTTGAAGAGAGTGGAAGCATTGAATTGACAGATGACGACAATCATACACCGGGTGGAGCAAAAAGTCTGGCAGCAAGTGTTTCTTCCCAGTATAATGGTCCTATTTTAAATGTTATGGGTAAAATGCACAAAGGGCATAAATATTATTTGTCTGCCTGGGTAAAAATGGCTCCTGGTCAAAAGCCGACTGTACTACGCATGAGCGTACAGAGCGGAAGCAGCGCATTTACAAATGTTTCTGAGAATGTATTGGTGACAGAAAATGAGTGGGTGCAGTTAACCGGTACTTTCACAGTGGCGGTTACTCCAAGCGTATTAAATGCATATATAGAAACAGCAGATACACCAGATGAGACAGTAACTTTCTACATGGATGACTTTGAACTTTCGTATATTGGCCCGGTAGCTACAAAACCTGTACAAACTGATTTAACTCCTATAAAGGAGGCTTACAAAGATTACTTCTTAATTGGTAGTGCAGTTAATATTACAGATTTTGAAGGTGATAGACTTAAACTTCTTAAACATCATTTCAATGTTGTTACGACAGAAAATGCAATGAAGCCTGAATTTGCTTATGATAAAGATAAGAAATTTGACTTTGAAGAGGAAAATGTTCTTGTATCAAAAATTGAACAAGAAGGTTTGCAATTGGTAGGTCACGTACTTGTATGGCACAGCCAAATGCCTACATGGTTAAGTACGGCTGAGGATGGTAAACCGTTAGATCGTGAGACAGCGTATAAAAACTTGGAAACTCATATCAAGACAGTTATAGAGAATTACGGTGACAAGGTTATTTCCTGGGATGTAGTAAATGAAGCTATCAGAGATGGCTTGACATTTACTGCTACCACTGAAAATTGGAAGGATGCACTCCGTGACACGCCTTGGTTAAGGGCTCTTGGTCCTGATTATGTTGAAGAGTCTTTCAAGATTGCAAGAAAAGTGTTGGAAGATAACGGATGGACAAATGTAAAACTGTATTATAACGATTACAACGAAGATAACCAGCAAAAAGCAGCAGCAATCTATAGCATGGTTAAAGATATCAATGAAAGATATGCTAAACAAAATGGTGGCAAGATACTAATTGACGGTATAGGAATGCAGTCTCATTATAACAGCAGCACAAACCCGGAAAATGTTCGGCTTACCTTAGAGAAATTCAGCTCTCTGGAAGGAGTTGAAATAAGTATAACTGAGCTTGACATCACAGCTGGAATCAATTCAGTATTGACTGATGAACAGGCTAAGGCACAGGGATACTTATATGCTCAACTGTTTAAACTCTATAAACAGTATGCTGACAAGATAGCCCGTGTAACTTTCTGGGGATTAAACGACTCTACCAGTTGGAGAAAAGAAGGCAGTCCATTGTTGTTTGATGAATACTTGCAGGCTAAACCAGCTTACTATGCTATCATAGATCCGGATAAATTTATTAAAGAAAATCCGCCTCCTGAAAAGGTGGTTAAACAGGCGAAGGCTTTATACGGAACTCCTGTTATTGACGGTGAAGTGGATTCCATATGGTATAACACATATAATATAAAGATTGATCAATATCAACAGGAATTTGAGGGTGCTACTGGTGTGGCTAAAGCACTTTGGGATGAAGAAAACCTCTATGTACTGATACAGGTTCAAGATGATGCTCTTGATGATAAAAATGCAAATGCTTGGGAACAAGACTCTGTTGAGATATTTGTTGACCAAAATAATGCTAAAACACCTTATTACGAAGAAGAGGGAGATGGACAGTACAGAGTAAACTTTAACAATGTAGCTACCTTTAATCCCGATAGCATAAAGGAAGGATTTGAATCAGCGACAAGTGTAACAGGAACAAACTATATAGTAGAAGTGAAGATTCCGTTAAAAACAATAACTCCGGCTAAAGGCACTAAAATCGGTTTTGATCTTCAAATCAACGATGCGGAAAATGGTAAACGTGTAAGTGCTGCTGCCTGGAACGATACAACGGGTACTGCCTACATGGATACATCTGTTTTCGGTGAGTTGACTTTGGATAAAGCAACTGGTTCAGGCACAGGTGGTTCAAAGGGAAGCGGCGGTGGAAGCAGCAATGTGCCGGAAACTACTGAAACCGGAAGTGGCAACGAAACAACAAATAACACTGGTATAATAACAGTAGAAGCAACTGTGGACGAAAATGGAAATTATACTGCTGTTGTGGATGAAAAATTGGTGGAAAACGTTAAAGATGAAAAAATAAAAATAGAAGTTAAGGGTGCAGAACAGGCTAATAATGTAATAGTGAAAGTTGCTTATGATCTCATTAGTGCGGCATCAGGTGCTAATGCCAAGGTAATAGAAGTAAATACCGGTTTGGCTAATATAGAGTTGCCGGTATCCCTGTTTAGCGGTTCTAAAGAGGGAGAAGAGGTTGAATTGCAAGTAAATAAAGTTGACAATTCTCGGCTCCCAGAAAAGGTAAGGACAAGGGTAGGGCAAAATACAGTATTTGAATTTAGCCTGAGTGTAGGCGGACAAAAACTTAGTACATTTGATGAAACACAAAAAGTAAAAGTATCTTACCCATATACTCTAGAAGCAGGAGTAAGACCGTCAAGGGTTGTAGTTTACTATATTAACGAGAACGGCGAGTTTGAAGTAATAAAGAATGGTCGTTACAGCAATGGTGCAATTCACTTTAAAACAAAACATTTCAGTAAATATGTGGCTGTACCGGTTGAGGTAAACCTCAAGGACATATATGAGACAACATGGGCAACAGACAGTATAGAAGCTTTAGCAGCCCGTGAAATTGTTAAAGGGGTATCGGCTGATTCCTTCCTGCCGATGAAGGAAGTAACAAGAGCAGAGTTTGTGCAAATGATAGTTGAGACCTTTGATTTGAAATCGGAAGCTGTAATAAATCCATTCTCGGACGTTGTTGAAGGCGAATGGTATGAAAAAGCAGTTTTAACTGCCTATGAATTAGGTATCGTTAAAGGCAAACCTGATGGAACCTTTGGGGTGAATGAGAAAATCACCCGTCAAGATATGGTAGTTATTACATACAGTGCATTAAAAGTATCAGGGATTAATATAAATACTACTACAAAAGCTGTTATATTTAAAGATGATACGCTTATATCGGAATACGCAAAAGAAGCTGTGGCAGCAATGCAAAGAGCTGGAATCATCAATGGTATGCCCGGTAACTTATTTGCGCCAAAGGATACTGCAAACAGAGCGCAGGCTGCAGTAATTCTGAATAAATTGCTTGATGAACTGTAA
- a CDS encoding DUF2089 domain-containing protein, which produces MGKEVLGKCPVCNSETIVTKISCENCNTTIEGEFTLCKFCRLTAEQKQFIDTFIKCRGNIKEMEKELGVSYPTVKNRLEDVAAALGHKPQPIIEDDGRKKEILERLNAGEISFDEAMELLKG; this is translated from the coding sequence ATGGGTAAGGAAGTTTTGGGAAAATGCCCTGTTTGCAATAGTGAGACCATCGTAACGAAAATAAGCTGTGAAAATTGCAATACAACCATAGAGGGAGAATTTACACTGTGTAAATTTTGCAGACTAACTGCTGAACAGAAGCAATTTATAGATACATTTATAAAATGCAGAGGAAATATAAAAGAAATGGAAAAGGAACTGGGAGTGTCTTATCCCACAGTAAAAAACAGACTTGAAGATGTAGCGGCAGCATTAGGCCACAAACCTCAGCCAATAATTGAGGATGATGGCAGAAAGAAGGAAATTCTTGAGAGATTAAATGCAGGGGAAATAAGCTTTGATGAGGCTATGGAATTGTTGAAAGGTTAA
- a CDS encoding RNA-binding domain-containing protein — MRTKDEILKILDLLEENIADDFEAQDLDFKEWVEKSLNDNINLAVKMAVCMANGGGGTVVFGIRDKVKGRKNAIIGVPPIVDAFLMQKAVYERTDPHITPTFDWIEVPEGHGRILVMNIYPGMPPYTETNGSATIRVGKDCRPLTGSMRRELFAKTGVSDFTSNLVDEYWKDCFSPVAMERVRMIMAEEHAPDTLIKMSDEDLLKSIGALKDGKLTFGGLLIVGNTQALSKYIPNHRWDFRRMISSTDYSIKYGENSAIPIGLYELERYMATENPTTIVEVGFLHPEFSTYPKIALREALLNAFIHRDYRIPGSVMLKHYKDKLIITNPGNFIGGISPSNILHHPPVARNLHLTDLMDKLRLVNRSNLGVPRIYKSLLIEGKEPPQYNEIGECIELTLIASTIVPEFRNFIKDLNSKGIEVDVDHLIILNYLLRHREIDTYNAAHICQRSIEQVREILSYMENSLKLIKSGGTVKKKYYSLTREVYSMLQKGIEYDRDKRLDKEAIKMRILSILKERNLTNAEVRHMTGMDRQQVLRLMRELEADGVQIKGSGRGAYYCLSRDE; from the coding sequence TTGAGGACAAAAGATGAGATTTTAAAAATTCTAGATTTGCTAGAAGAAAATATTGCAGATGATTTTGAAGCACAAGATTTAGACTTTAAAGAGTGGGTAGAAAAAAGTCTAAACGATAATATAAATCTAGCAGTAAAGATGGCTGTTTGTATGGCTAATGGTGGAGGAGGAACAGTTGTATTTGGGATAAGAGATAAAGTTAAAGGAAGAAAAAATGCAATAATAGGTGTTCCTCCTATTGTTGATGCATTTTTGATGCAAAAAGCAGTATACGAAAGGACTGACCCCCATATTACTCCGACATTTGATTGGATTGAAGTACCCGAAGGGCATGGAAGAATATTGGTAATGAATATATATCCTGGTATGCCGCCTTATACAGAAACAAATGGAAGTGCTACAATAAGAGTAGGTAAAGATTGCAGACCACTTACGGGGTCTATGAGAAGAGAACTTTTTGCTAAAACTGGAGTTTCAGACTTTACATCAAATTTAGTAGATGAATACTGGAAAGATTGCTTCTCTCCAGTTGCTATGGAAAGAGTAAGAATGATAATGGCTGAAGAACATGCTCCAGATACATTAATAAAAATGTCTGATGAGGATTTGTTAAAGTCCATAGGAGCGCTAAAAGATGGGAAACTAACCTTTGGGGGACTATTGATTGTCGGGAATACTCAGGCACTTTCAAAATATATCCCAAATCATAGATGGGATTTTAGAAGAATGATAAGTAGCACAGATTATAGTATAAAGTATGGTGAAAATTCAGCAATACCAATAGGTTTATATGAATTAGAAAGATATATGGCTACTGAAAATCCGACAACCATTGTTGAGGTTGGTTTCTTACATCCTGAATTTTCTACATATCCTAAAATAGCATTAAGAGAAGCATTACTTAATGCATTTATACATAGGGATTATAGAATTCCAGGAAGTGTTATGCTGAAACATTATAAAGATAAATTGATTATTACAAACCCAGGTAATTTTATTGGAGGTATTTCTCCGAGTAATATACTTCATCACCCACCTGTAGCAAGAAATTTGCATCTTACAGATTTAATGGATAAACTGAGACTCGTAAATAGAAGTAATCTTGGAGTTCCGAGAATTTATAAGTCTTTGTTAATAGAAGGGAAAGAACCCCCGCAATATAATGAAATAGGAGAATGCATCGAATTAACCCTTATTGCATCAACAATAGTTCCAGAGTTCAGAAATTTTATAAAAGATTTAAATTCTAAAGGAATTGAAGTTGATGTTGACCACTTGATTATTTTAAACTATCTTCTTAGACATAGGGAAATAGACACGTATAATGCTGCTCATATATGTCAGAGAAGTATAGAACAAGTTAGGGAAATACTTAGTTATATGGAGAATAGTTTAAAACTTATAAAATCAGGGGGTACTGTTAAAAAGAAATACTATTCTTTGACTCGGGAAGTTTATTCGATGCTGCAAAAAGGAATAGAATACGATAGGGATAAAAGGCTTGATAAAGAGGCTATTAAAATGAGAATATTATCCATACTAAAGGAAAGGAACCTTACTAATGCAGAAGTAAGACATATGACGGGTATGGATAGGCAACAAGTACTAAGGCTTATGCGTGAGTTAGAAGCGGATGGTGTTCAGATTAAGGGTAGTGGTAGAGGGGCATATTATTGTTTATCTAGAGATGAGTAA
- a CDS encoding SF0329 family protein: protein MWSKLKKQLEDFICPCLKGRVEFWITNYRKAHDQMGRAYITVDGKEVVNMCSIKKEIAIYNAEKEIRDSENICSEQDDFKQDKMYELLKKEGFAENILSQIAINRNINNLAHKKIEEQDIFSQYDFLEAAEKFLSSPIEESLRSDNSIVKALALIDRRVGKRTLKRLKESIKDESELVKYFYSLRCEAEQI, encoded by the coding sequence ATGTGGAGTAAGTTAAAGAAGCAATTGGAGGATTTTATTTGTCCATGTTTAAAGGGCAGGGTTGAATTTTGGATTACAAATTACAGAAAGGCTCATGACCAAATGGGACGGGCATATATTACTGTAGACGGAAAAGAAGTTGTTAATATGTGCAGTATAAAAAAAGAAATTGCAATATATAATGCAGAAAAAGAAATAAGAGACAGTGAAAATATTTGTTCTGAGCAAGATGATTTTAAGCAGGACAAAATGTATGAGTTGCTGAAAAAAGAAGGTTTTGCTGAAAATATATTATCTCAAATAGCCATAAATAGAAATATTAATAATCTGGCACATAAAAAAATAGAGGAGCAAGACATTTTCTCACAATATGATTTTCTTGAAGCTGCAGAAAAATTCCTAAGTTCTCCCATTGAGGAATCATTGAGATCGGATAATTCTATAGTTAAAGCATTGGCATTGATTGATAGAAGAGTAGGGAAGAGAACTCTGAAAAGGCTAAAAGAATCGATAAAAGATGAGAGTGAGCTTGTAAAATACTTTTACAGTTTGAGGTGCGAAGCAGAGCAAATATAG
- a CDS encoding DUF4097 family beta strand repeat-containing protein gives MASEEKILILKMLEQGKINSEEAARLIEAVEGTSKSAQSSGTSYSSAKQQKKINFSDEVSKVKEKLNDWKRDFKNSYNQTDFDRMIEEFSAKAEKVGRTLATTTLGIADKIVDFVSSFVDTNSFNIFGKYQAVEKTFDVANITEGMNLEVQGVNGNILVKKHSDDKVIIKSTIRSPHNNADDLLVFNEGEGNVSVKTTKDENISVSYEIFLPTVKFNTINLKTKNGKIYVEDSIAETFEAQTSNSNIELMGVNSDKINVTTRNAKIQLGYIIGKNIDINTVNSLIDIKHVKTQNINAVSKNGRIFIENVHNYKGCSDINMNLKTSHAGIKVNMNDMEKRGYKIKAQTTNADINLLIPEITYKNISKQLASSFVEAESSGYEGYEHKVNIVADTQNGDIEIVK, from the coding sequence ATGGCAAGTGAAGAAAAAATTCTTATTTTGAAAATGCTTGAACAAGGGAAGATAAACAGTGAAGAAGCGGCAAGGCTTATTGAAGCTGTAGAAGGTACGAGTAAATCTGCTCAAAGCAGCGGCACAAGTTATAGCTCAGCAAAACAGCAAAAAAAGATTAATTTTAGTGATGAAGTTTCGAAGGTAAAAGAAAAACTAAATGATTGGAAAAGAGACTTTAAAAATAGTTACAATCAAACGGATTTTGACCGTATGATAGAAGAGTTCAGTGCAAAGGCTGAGAAGGTGGGAAGAACTCTGGCTACAACAACTTTAGGTATTGCCGATAAAATAGTTGATTTTGTAAGTAGCTTTGTCGATACCAATTCCTTTAATATTTTCGGAAAATATCAGGCTGTAGAAAAAACATTTGATGTGGCAAATATAACAGAGGGAATGAATCTTGAAGTCCAGGGTGTAAACGGAAATATACTTGTAAAAAAGCATTCCGATGATAAGGTGATTATAAAATCAACTATAAGAAGCCCGCATAACAATGCTGACGATCTCTTGGTTTTTAATGAAGGAGAGGGCAATGTTTCGGTAAAGACTACTAAAGACGAAAATATTAGTGTATCCTATGAGATTTTTCTGCCCACTGTTAAGTTTAATACAATAAATCTTAAGACCAAAAACGGGAAGATCTATGTAGAAGATTCAATTGCAGAAACGTTTGAAGCCCAAACAAGTAATAGTAATATTGAACTTATGGGTGTCAACAGTGATAAAATCAATGTTACTACCAGAAATGCAAAAATTCAATTAGGTTATATTATAGGTAAAAATATTGATATAAATACAGTCAATTCCCTCATAGATATTAAGCACGTAAAAACTCAAAATATAAATGCTGTAAGTAAGAACGGCAGAATTTTTATTGAGAATGTCCATAATTATAAAGGATGCTCTGATATCAATATGAACCTTAAAACCAGTCATGCCGGTATAAAAGTTAATATGAACGATATGGAAAAGAGAGGATATAAAATTAAGGCACAAACTACTAATGCTGATATTAATTTGTTAATTCCAGAAATAACCTACAAAAACATAAGCAAGCAATTGGCAAGCAGTTTTGTTGAGGCTGAAAGCAGCGGTTATGAAGGATATGAGCATAAAGTAAATATAGTGGCAGATACTCAAAATGGTGATATCGAAATTGTAAAATAA
- a CDS encoding TnsD family Tn7-like transposition protein encodes MVNFFPTPYPDELLYSTLARYCMRSGNIREIHNFEDLFGTRNCIAAMELPTQLDALIRNMPVNTKYTAEYFIYKHTLFPFLAAFIPQKRADKIIETMRNGEGAVSYIRIGLISNSITLNKYFRFCPECFKEDIETFGEPYWHRSHQITGVFVCPKHKIPLYKSTELIRAGNRQRFISASKENCKVEKEINYPDDLMKKMLWMAEDAEILLNNQFGFKEPEWFSNQFRVKLVEKGYARMNNYIHQKKLKQDFVDFYCHEYLQLVQSTVLNNIGGWLSDMVRNNNRTTYTVRYLLLARFLDIPVADLFNIKLGFNDEDENNIDTYQELWDQRLIELAQSGLSIREIADVLKSSTKTIRKSIDRLGIEPFWKFNGGGKYLHKKYTDTEEFKIKREEFRRKWLQLHVQYANISSNQIRRKNDGLYTWLKRYDSKWLEQNYRRIKTTVNTVDWAKRDAELLPLVKVVIAKMKEGKPERITWTTIGSKLGISGWLSKKKDKLPLVKAYIDSEVESLEEFQIRKIKWGIEELERQGKEITIWNLAETAGVKPRYMEHIIENIENLLLEKGYCVNIYKNLRNAR; translated from the coding sequence ATGGTGAACTTTTTTCCTACACCATATCCAGACGAACTTTTATACAGTACATTGGCACGCTACTGCATGAGAAGCGGGAATATAAGAGAGATACATAATTTTGAGGATTTATTTGGAACAAGGAACTGTATAGCAGCAATGGAACTGCCTACGCAACTGGATGCGTTAATCAGAAATATGCCTGTAAATACAAAGTATACAGCAGAATACTTTATCTATAAGCATACCTTATTTCCGTTTCTTGCAGCATTTATTCCCCAAAAGCGGGCTGATAAAATAATAGAGACAATGAGAAATGGTGAGGGTGCTGTTTCCTACATAAGAATAGGTTTAATATCAAATTCCATTACCTTAAATAAGTATTTTAGATTTTGCCCTGAGTGTTTCAAAGAAGATATAGAAACATTTGGGGAACCATACTGGCACAGAAGCCATCAAATTACAGGGGTATTTGTATGTCCAAAACATAAAATACCCCTTTATAAAAGTACGGAACTTATTAGAGCAGGAAACAGGCAGAGATTTATTAGTGCATCTAAGGAGAATTGTAAAGTAGAAAAAGAAATAAATTACCCAGATGATTTAATGAAGAAGATGCTTTGGATGGCAGAGGATGCAGAAATACTTTTAAACAATCAGTTTGGATTTAAGGAGCCTGAATGGTTTAGCAATCAGTTTCGGGTTAAGTTGGTTGAAAAAGGTTATGCAAGAATGAACAACTATATTCATCAAAAGAAGTTAAAACAAGACTTTGTGGACTTTTACTGTCATGAATATTTACAACTTGTTCAATCTACTGTATTAAATAATATTGGGGGTTGGCTATCAGATATGGTACGAAATAATAATAGAACAACTTATACAGTAAGATATCTATTATTGGCAAGGTTTCTTGATATTCCTGTCGCTGATTTGTTTAATATAAAACTTGGTTTTAATGATGAAGATGAGAATAATATTGATACTTATCAGGAACTGTGGGACCAGAGACTGATAGAACTTGCCCAGTCAGGATTATCTATAAGAGAAATTGCAGATGTGTTAAAATCATCCACCAAGACAATTAGAAAAAGTATCGATAGACTTGGAATTGAACCATTTTGGAAGTTTAACGGAGGTGGAAAATACCTTCACAAAAAGTATACTGACACTGAAGAATTTAAAATTAAACGAGAAGAATTCAGGAGGAAATGGCTTCAACTTCATGTTCAGTATGCTAATATAAGTAGTAACCAGATAAGAAGAAAAAATGATGGATTATATACATGGTTAAAAAGATATGATAGTAAATGGTTGGAACAAAATTATCGTAGAATAAAAACGACAGTTAACACTGTTGATTGGGCTAAAAGAGATGCGGAATTGCTACCTTTAGTAAAAGTAGTTATTGCAAAAATGAAAGAAGGTAAACCTGAAAGAATTACTTGGACAACCATAGGTAGTAAACTAGGGATTAGCGGATGGCTATCAAAGAAGAAAGATAAACTCCCATTGGTAAAGGCATATATAGATTCAGAAGTAGAAAGTCTGGAAGAATTCCAAATAAGAAAAATAAAATGGGGTATTGAGGAATTAGAAAGACAGGGAAAAGAAATAACAATATGGAATTTGGCTGAAACAGCAGGGGTTAAGCCACGGTATATGGAACATATTATAGAGAATATTGAGAATTTATTATTGGAAAAAGGATATTGTGTAAACATTTACAAAAATTTACGCAATGCGAGATAG